The segment GCTGCACCAAGGTATAATACGCGGGAATCGCTTTTTATCGGGATCTTCATCTTCTTGAGCACCATGGCACCAAGCTTGCTCCTTCGGGCATCCCAGATACGGTACTCATCCCCTTCCATCTCTACGAGCCGTTCTCCGTAGACGGCCGAACCTGGCACCGCATTCTTTGTGCCAAGGAACCTCTTGCCACTTTTCTGCACTTCAAAAATACCGTCTGAAAGCTCTTTTGCAGCCATTTAACGCCTCCCCCCTGAGTTCTTCTTTCCCTTGCCCTTACCCTGTCCTTTCCCGGAAGGCTTTGCTCTTGCAGGAGGTTTCGGATTTGCAGTCTTTATTGAATTGATCTTCTTCTCAAGCTCGGTCTTGATTGCAGGATTCAGCTCGCCTGAATAGACATCCGTACGGCAGGCCAGACTGATCTTTGCGGCCAGTGACCGTGCGATCTTGCCCCTTTGCCACCAGGGAGAGTTCTTGATAAGCGGATGATTGAATATCAGGCCGTGTTTCGGTGAGGGAGCACGGGACCTCAAATGCTTGAAGAGCGCCCTGCTGGCACCCATAACCTGGACCGTGCTGGAAGGCATCTGTGCCAGCCTCTCAAGCCCGCCCGTCATACTGATCAGACGCGCACCGATGAGAGGACCGGCGATAACTGTAAGGTTTGGAGCGATCTCCTCCATGTTTCGGAGGATGCTTTCCTCGATGCTGTGCCGGTTATCGTACAGCTCACACACATTGGAAGCAAACTGCTTCACAAGTTCCTCATCAGCAGGGGGAAGTTCGGCACCCATGGAAGAGGAGGCCTTAGCGAACATCGGGTCATCGGCAGGGATGTTGGAACGTGCGCCATGTTCCTTTACAAATCTTGCAAGCTGCTCTGAGCTTAGTCCCAGTTCCGGGAAGTGCAGTCCATACCACTCGGACAGGCGCTCAGAAAGTGCATTTGCAGCATCATCGATGTCATCCAGTGCCTCGACTGCCTGGATTATGCGCATGTCCGGCGTGTTGGTGCGGGAGATCCGCAGTTTTCCTGCACGTATGCTCACATCACGGAGGAGGGAATCATATTCCCGGTCATCTTCCACAAATCCACAGGAAATTGCCGGAGTGCGGATATCAAAGCCTGCTTCAGGAGACTGTGCTCCTGTCATCTCACGATGGAGAAGGCCTTCTGCAAGTTCATCAACATCCTTATCGAAAAGTTCGCAATCAATAGTACCATTTTCTTCAATGGTCAGGATCCCATACCATGTAATGATCTTCAAATCAATCCATCCATATTTTTGCACCGGAGTTGTTCGCACGCGTCAGGACGACCTTCCCACCAACAGTCTCGTCCAGGAACATCTGTGATTCATTTCTTATCTGCTCGGCTATACGGCTGTGATCCACAACACCGAATACCACAGGTCCGAAAGAGCTCATCCCTGCACCTGCCACACCCAGGTCCTGCATGAACTCGATAAGATCACGGACCTCAGGGGATTGCAGGGCAACTTCCCTTTTCTTGAAACCAACCATCTGCAAATGGTTCAGTGCCATCCCGAAGTTCTCTATGTCACCTTCAATGATCGCAGGCATCATCTGCATCAGCACAACATGGCTGATCTCCTGAACCTCCTGAAGAGGGATAGGACACTCCTTCTTGAATATATCCACTTCCTGAGCATCGTGTGCCCCTTTGGAATCCGGAAGTGCCAGAATGATGCCCCATTCAGGGAAATCATGCCTGAAGACAACCGGTGCAGGATCCGCCCGGCTGGCAGATGAAGGAGAGAATGACCCTTTTTCGCTGAACTTATGCCCACAGTCAACAATGAAACCACCGCTCTCAAAAGAAGCAACACCTATACCGGAGGTCCCACCCCTGCCAACCTTTATGGCAAGCTCAGTGACACTCATTCCGAGGTCGTAAAGTTCGTTCACCGCTGCTGCAGCGCTCAGGGCAATCTGGGTACCTGACCCCAGGCCAACATGAGGTGGCATATCCTCTTCCACATGGACTGATATTCCCTCACCTTCGGGGAGTAAAGCCTCTGCAGCTGCATATACCCTCTCCGAGAGAGCTGAACCACCGGTAACTTCGATCCCATCAGTTTTTTCAGCGGTCAGTGTGATGTTGGGATAATCAAGGGTTATCCCTGCACCGCCATCCACCCTGCCGAGCTCTGCATTCATGTCAATCAGCGACAGATGCAACCTTGATGGAGATCTTATTTTTATCATGCTCGTTTATTCGGCGTTCATAATATTAAACACTAACACCCGAACTGGAAGACCCCCTGTTTCTCACAAACCACCAGCCGGTCCTGAGAACTTTCATGCTGAATATGAACCTCAAAAGAGGAAAAAGTAGAGATGCGATCCTGAACCGGATATCACCTGACATTTTCACATCCAGCCCTTCATCAGTGAACCGGGGATTAAGAGAGTAATGGAACTTCCTGCAACCACTCTGAAACACAGAGGCCAGAGTGTGAAGATATCCGCAAAGCATCCCCGTGTCTGCAGGATCAGGAAAACCATAATCCAGATCGCAGGACAGATCCCGGATGTGTATAGCGCTAAGGAGGCCTTTTATCAGTCTAAAGAAAGGATAGCGGATCCCATAGACCATACGCCCTTTTGCGTAATAATCATCAAAGGATTCACGTAATCCGGGTTCTTCACCTTTGTCAGATTCACCCTTGTCCTCCCTCTTATCTTTTCCATTGCCTTTCCCATCTCCAGTGACACCTTTATCAGCCTCATCCAACGACTGTTCTTCGGTTTCAGGTTCATTTCCCAGGGAATTCTTCTTTGAAAAATGCTTAGAAAGTATGGTCCACTTCACATCTGCTCTGCTATGAACGCCATCCAGACTGCCCCTTACATTGAAAACTACGTCTATCGGGGCAAACAGTACAAGCCCCAGTAAAAGAACAATGTAAAGGCTAAGCGTGTAGATAAGAAGTGACATGTTCAACTGCTTACTATGCTGTCAAAAGAAGAGATAGCGGATCATTCGCCATCATCATCTTCCGGAACCTCGCCCTCAGGTTCCTTTCCCTCGTCCTTTTTCATCTTTCCTTTTGCAGATTTGATCTTCTCGAAGACCTCCGGAACAGCTTCGATCAGTTTCCCGAAGTCACTCTTTCCGGAGATAGTCATCAGGCGAACACCTTCTTCCTCGATCACGATGAAAGCAACTGGCTCGATCTTGGCACCGCCACCGCCGCCCCCACCAAATCCGGTTTCGGTTTCACCTTTGGATCCTTCACCGCCACCGCTGCCAAAACCAAAGGAAACCTTGGTTACAGGAATGATAGTCTTGTTCCCGGCAACTACCGGATCTCCGATAACGGTCTTTGCACTGACCATGCGCTCAAGCTCGGTGGTTACTTCTTTTATAACATTTTCGACTCCCATATCGATAACCTCCCCACTATCCAAAAAGCAGGACCACAGGAACGATCACAGCATTTGGATATTGTGATGTATAAAAGAAATTATGGGAGATGGCAGTATAAATGCATTCCCGTAGGAAACCTGCCAGAAGCTAAAAATGACCTTACTGTCCCTCATTGTCCATGAAGAAGTTCATCAGCGAATACTTAACTTTTTCAGGTTCCACGTCCACAAACTCATTCCTCTCGGCAGGAGGGAATACATCGAAGACCGCGAACTTGCCGAACCTCTCCTTCGAATCTGTCAGGAACCTGCCATCAAGAAGAATGCGTGCACCATAATCCTCAGGTGACCGTACGACCCTGCCCATGGCCTGCCTTATCTTGCGTATCGTTGGTACCTGTATGGCAAACTCCCAGCCTGCACCGTAACCAAAGACATGGTCATATGCGGATTCCACAGCGTTCATGCGGTCGTTGAGTGCCGGATATCCCACACCCACAATAACAACGGTGCGGCCCCTGCCATCACGGTAGTCGATGCCCTCACTCAGAGTTCCCCAGAGATAGGACATCAGTACGGCCTTGCCACCGGACTCACCGATCTCGAAGAAGTCCTGCCTGACCTCCTGGGAAGACACGCCCACCTCATCAAGGAACATAGGCACATCCACCACTGGTTCCATCTTTGAGTAGAAACGCTTCGCCTCAAAGGAGCTCTGGAAAAAGATGATCACATTGCCCTTCGAATTTTCAATTGAGTCCATCAGTGCCTGTTCCAGCAGTTCCACGGTATGAGGATCATCCCGGTTCTTTGCAAAGAGAGGAGGAATGGATACTGCAATTGAGAGCCTTTTTTCTTCCGGGAAGGATGTACCGTAGGCTATCTCACACGTATCCCGTGTGATTCCCAGAGTTTTCTTCACCATGTCGAAAGGATGAAGTGTCGCTGACATCAGTACCCCTGAGAACAGGGAGTTAAAGAGCGGTTCCGTGACGTTCTTGGGGATACAGGTGAATAGTTCCACACGGCCGTAGATCTCATCGTTCATATCCCTGCGGACGTTCAGTATGGGATAATAATTTGGATTATGGGACAGCTCAAGGTAAGCTGAAAGGAAATCCGCAACATAGCGAATGTGGGAGCGCTTCATCACTCCTGTCAGGCCCTTCTTGTACTGCTCGCGATACATCTCATCGAGTTTGGCACCGATCTCGCTGGCCTCTGAAAGAAGCACCTGGATATCGTCCTTGTCACCGAAGTCTTCCTTTGCATTTCGAAGGAACCTTGCACGCACGATATCATTTCGGTCATAAGGGTCACTGATACGCATATCATACCAGTTCTTCCTTACACGCTCACGCTCTCCAAACTTGAACCTGGCATTATAGGTCTCAACAATGACATCCTGGAAGACCTTGAACAGGTTATGGATGTTGTCATCTGCCAGAAGGTCGACGTTGGCCTCAAGTTCTGCCCTTGCCTTCTCGATGGAATGTTCGGTCAGAGAAATAGATGAATGGGAACGTGCTGCAGATTCTATATTATGTGCTTCATCGAAGATGGCGATGATGTCCTGCGGCTCCTTTTCCAGCCATCCCAGCACGGTTGAGAAGATGTCAGAATTGAGCACATGGTGATAATTGCAGATGAGAAGGTCCGCATGTTTGAGCTCGCGTTTTAGCAGTTCGTATCCGCACATGCCGTTCTGCAGGGCATGGTCGTTGACCTCCTCAGGAGTGCGAACTTCCTTAAAGAGCCAGTCACGGAACGTCTCGCTGTCCGACCTCAACACCTCATAGAGGTCATTACAGGATCGATCCCTCAGGCCTTTGGCCTTCTCTTCCAGTGCATCGAGTTCTTTTGACAGCTCATCGCGCAGTGCCACAAATGCCTGGTCATGGGATTTCTTGTAGCTTTCCCTGGCGGACCGGAGCTCCTGCCTCTTAAGATGCATTTCCCGCTCGGTTTCCATCAGTTCGAAGGTGTTCTCCCTTTTGACCGAGCATTCCTCATAATCCGCCTCATGAGGACACATTGTTGTCTTTCCCTTGACGACTGCAACCTTGACATCGCGGATCTTCTTGATGTCACGCGCCTCGTTGATGAACTGGACCATCTGCTGATGGACATTCGTAGCTATGATGACCGTCTTTCCAAGTTGTTTACCCACATGTAATGATGGAGACAATGCACTCAGCGTCTTACCGGTCCCGCATGCCCCCTCGAAAAGCACGAACTGCTTCTGCATAAGGGCAGAATGAATTCGATCCATCGCAGCCTGCTGATTTTGATAGCATGAGCTTTTGGGGAAATACTTCATATACGCGGGATTATCGGTCATCGCACATCCTATGCTTTCACCCTACTTTAATGGTATTGATTGAACTTTACCCGACAGGTCTGACGGATACAATATCCTCTGCAATCACCCGATCGGTGATACTATCGAACACCTTGACGGATAGCTCACTGCCTCCCTTGAAGCCGTAATTGTTGGAAGTGTCCGAATGCATTCCCACACTGACCCGTACAGTGGAGGCGTCGGTGCCATTGATACTGTCATCACCATTGAGCACAAGAACCTCGCCCACTGACCAGATCCCATCTTCAATACACGGATTGTTGCTTCTGTAGGTCGCACATGTGCCATCCGGCGTCAGATCGAAGTATTTGGCAGTTACCTGCCCGTATACCTTGAAGCCGCCATGTCCCACTTTGCCCACATAGCTACTGCCATCGCCACTGAGGACAACGAAAGTGGAGTCCAGGTCCAGGGGATCTCCGCCTTTGTGCTCCAGGACCAGATAATTCTCTTTGTACTGTACTGCATTCGGAACGCCACCGACAGCATCTTTGACCTCTATTACCGCCATGGGAGTAGAAGAGGAAATACTACCAAAGACACCATCACCCATTACTGCTGCTGCGACCAGGCCACCAAGGACCACTGTCAGCATAACCAGTAGGAGCGCTCCGATTATTGGTGCAACTGCACCATCGTTTTTAAGGATCGCTACCATAATTTCAACCGATCGGAACACAGCAGGGGAATATTAAACGATTTTGTCGAACAATCGCTATATATAAAATAAGAACTGGAATCACCATTCATTCTTTTATGAAAAGATTAACAAATCCATAGAAGAAAATAAAGAAGCAATGAATGTCAACTGCCATTGTTAAACAGTACCGGCAGGAAAGATTTTCCATAAAGTGAAAGGCATATAAGGATTATCGATAGCTTTTTATCTAACTTATTTAATGGGTATATTGCAAAATTTGCACTAATACAAGTTTAACCGACTTGAATAAGGAGAAAATAATAATGGTAGCTATAATTAACAGAGACGAATGTGTAGGATGCGGAACATGCGTAGATGACTGCCCATCCGAAGCAATCTCAATGGACGGCGACAACATCGCTGTAGTAGACAATGATGAATGCCTTGACTGTGGTGCATGTGTGGACTCCTGTCCAACAGATGCTATCACAATGGAATAAGCCTGCTTATTCCATTTAATTTCTATTTTCCATTTATATTTTTATGTCGCTTTTTAGTGTTGCTTTTTCAATTGTCCTTTAACCGTTCTTACTGCAGACACCCTACAATTTAAAGCATGCTGGCTCATTTAATGGGTATGGAACATTAGCTTTTTTGAACCGCAAGTCAAAAGAAAGCCAGAGTTCTTTTTTGTTATGCCGATAGATTTAAGCCGTTGACAGCATTAGGAGGAAAGATCATCATGTTAATCGTATTATCAGTAGGTGGATCCATACTCGCAAAGGACCTGGATCCTGAGCATTTTGCTGCTTATGCATCAGCACTCCGGGAACTGGGAAAGGAACACAAATTAGTGATAGTAACCGGTGGCGGTGTTGCTGCAAGGGATTACATAAACGTTGCAAGGAAAGTAGGAGCCAACGAAGTAGTTTGTGATTTCATTGGAATTGACATAACAAGGCTCAACGCCCAACTCCTGATAGCAGCTCTTGGAAAAGACGCATACCCCGAACCCCCGACCAGTTACAAGGAAGCTGAGTCTGCAATAGCATCCGGTAAGATAGTGATAATGGGTGGAGTTATTCCTGGCCAGACTACCGATGCGGTCTCCGCAGTACTTGCCGAATATCTCAACGCGGACATGATGGTTATCGCTACATCAGTTGATGGTGTCTATTCAAGTGACCCAAGGGAAGACCCGGATGCTAAGAAATATGATGTGATGACCGCAAAGGAACTTGTGAGCGTTGTCATCTCCACTGAAATGAAGGCAGGTTCCAAATCACCTGTTGACCCGCTTGCATCCAAGATAATTGAGAGATGCAACATCGATACCATCGTAATGGACGGTACCAACCCGCAGGATGTGCTTCAGGTAGTGCTTCAGGAAGCTTCTAAGGTCGGCGAGATAAGCGGTGTCCATCTGGGAACACGCATTATCGGCTGACTGCGGAACCAGAAAACCATAAATATCAGATAACGTTGTCTGATTATTATTAGGATATAAAAACTACCTTGTGATGGAAAACTTAACAAATCCATCGCAGGGAAGCACCTTTTTTTGGAATATTTTTATATAATAGCGTTGTACAATGTATATTAATACATATATGTTTGAGGTTAAATATACAGTCTAATTACAACATTCCGTGAAAATATGGCTGGATTCAGTGACAAGTTGAAGAGCCTTACAAATGGTATTCTTCGAAAAAAAGGGAACAGCGGAACAGGATCGCCATTCGATTCCCAACCATCTCCATTCGGTGCACCGCAATCTCCTTTTGCAGCAGGCCCTCCTGATTTTGGTGATGCCACTGGCTTCCCCGGAGGAGCACCTTTGGGACCACCGGGAGGTTCGCCTTTCGGAGCACCAGCTTCACCACCTTTGCCGCCTGGAATGAGCGGGCCGGGCATGGATAAAGATCCGGAGCCGGAACCTGTTGATAATAAGCAGATAAATGAGAATGCTGAAAAGATCAAGGCACTTGAAACAAAGCTCTCAAAAGTTGATACCGCTATTTCCACAGTACAAAGAGAAAGCCAGAGTGTGAAAACGACGGTCGAGAAGATAGACCAGAGCGTACTGGAACTGCTCTCACTTTACGAACTCGTTTCAAATCAGGTAAATCCCTTTGTAGGGGATGAGCTTGGAGGCCGGGCCACCATTGAACGCTTTGACAAGGCTGAAAAAAGGATATCTGAAGTTGCCGATTTTGTAATGATGTTACAAAACGAGGTTGAAGGACTGAACCAGAGCCTCCAGATGCCGGGCCTTCCCGTAGAAGCTGAAGAAAAAATAGATGATATAACCACAAAGATGGACGTCTTTGCGGATTCTCTTGTCACACTCCAGGAAAGTGTCACCGAGATCTCACAGCAGGTCCATGATGCATATGAAAGACAAAAGCAACTTGATATGGACATCGTGGATATTGCACATACAACAAGCACTTTTGCAGGCAGGATCGATGAACTTGAGAAGATCGACCTTTCGGAGCTGAAGAAAGAGCTTGAAGAATCCATCCTGAAAAGATCACAGCAAAATGATAGCACCAAAACGGGTCAGACCGATGAGTTCGGAGAACCTACAGGCGAAGGAAAGCAGGCAGGAGAAAGAAATCCACTTGTACGTCTGGATTCCATAAAGAAGAACCCGATGAGTGTCGTGGTATTGCTGAACTGGATCGAGTTCCTGATGGAAAGGGTCGGCAGGAACAACCTGATGGACGCTCTTGATTATTATGTTGATATTGGGTGGATAAGTGAAGAGGTCAGATCAGAGATCATGGCCTATGCCAGAGGAATAGACTACTATGTGGAAAAACCCACATGGAGGCTTTTGCCGGAAGACCACACAAAGTCACTCCTTTTCATCGAAAGGCTTTGCGGGCGCAAGATCGACAGGAACATGCTCAGTATGATCGACAGGGAGATGGCGAAAGTGAAGCATGGCCTGGAGGAACTTTATGGGATTTGAGACCACTGTTGTCATATCCATATTCTTTGTTTCGGTCCTTGTCCTGGGGACAAACTCTTACGCTGTGATGAGCAGTTCAAATGATATCGTCAGTGATGCTGAGGACATCAGGTATGAAATGCAATATAACAAGCTGAACAGTGCAGTTACCCCGGTTTCGATGAACTTCGACAACGAAAGTTCCATATTAACAGTAGAGATTACAAACTCCGGCAACATTGTCCTTGATTCCGATGAGGTCAGCATACTTGTTGATGGTTATCTCTTAAATTACGATTACTACCCGGAGACTTTAAAATGGTATCCGGGAGAAACAAAGATCTTCGCAGTCGAAGATCCGGACGGTTCAACGAATAAAAGAGTGAAGGTCGTCACAGACAGCGGCGTAACCGGCTACATAGGTGGAGTTCCGAGCAGTGGAGATGGCACAATCCCGGACATCGACTGGGACATTGAACCACCGGAAACCGAACCGGAAGAGTTTATTACCATCGATATGGTGGGAATAAACAATAAGAACTCACAATTGGTGATACAGGCAACAAACCATGGGACAAACACCCTCTATGCGGATGAACTAAGCATACTGGTGGACGGCAGAGTCAAACTCTATAGCTATTCCCCCGATACAAGAACATGGTTCCCCAAAGAAACTAAAACATTCATAGTGGAAGGAATTTCAGGAACTACCCATACAAAAGTTGATCTCATCACCGACACGGGAATATCTACAACATTCAGTGGAGTTCCTGAAAAAATAAAGGATAATAATTGAACATTGATTTTATAAATAATCGGATAAAAAAAGGTGTACAGATGGCATTCCTAAAAAGGTCAGAAGGACCCAGCTTTACCAGGAATGGGGAAGCTGAGACTGCAATTTCCCACATGATATTTTTCATAGCTGCCATAATAATTGCTATGACAGTCATAGTGGTAATGTCCTCAAATGTCCAGTCCCTCACAGGTGCCACTGCTTCAAGCAGCAAGGTACTATCAGAGCAGATAAAGACAGATATAACCATCATCAGTGATCCTGAGGCAGTACCATACAACACAACCTTAAAAGAATACACATTCTATGCCAAGAACACCGGCCGGACAAATCTGGACACCGAATACCTTGATATGTTCATAGATGGACTCCTCATAGATCACAGCGAACTGGAAATGATCCTTCCTGAACAGGACGTGCTCTGGCGACCCGGGACCACTCTTGAGATCAGGATGAAGTCAGAAAATCAAATGACTGAGGGAGATCACAGGATACTGATAGCTGCAGAGAACGGGAAATCCGACTCAATGGATTTCAGAATAACATGGGTGTAATATGTCAGCGGTCCGCTCTTTTGAAATTCCCAGGGATGAGTTCAATGGAAAGCTTGGTGGAGGCTTCCCCTCCGGCTCCCTCGTAGTGATAGAAGGAGGTAGCGGAGGAGGAAAAAGCACTATCTGCCAGCGTATTACCTATGGCATGATCGAAGAGGATACAAGTGTTACTTTCATCTCAACGCAGCTGACAACAAAGGGTTACATCAACCAGATGTACTCTCTTGATTATCCCATCGCACCGCATTTGTTGAAAGGAAGGTTACTCTATATCCCGGTAATCCCACTTGTACAATCTGCAAAATCAAGGATCGATTTCATTGAAAGATTAATGGGTGCGGAAGAACTTTTCGAGAAGGATGTCATAGTAATAGACACGATATCCTCCCTCATAAAATACAGTGCAAACGCTGAAAAGAGCCTGGACCTGATCTCATTCTTCAAAAAGCTTAACGGAATGGGAAAGGTAATAATCCTTACAATTGAACCCAGTGAACTTGGAGACGAACTGGCGTCAATG is part of the Methanococcoides methylutens MM1 genome and harbors:
- a CDS encoding ATP-dependent DNA helicase, with translation MTDNPAYMKYFPKSSCYQNQQAAMDRIHSALMQKQFVLFEGACGTGKTLSALSPSLHVGKQLGKTVIIATNVHQQMVQFINEARDIKKIRDVKVAVVKGKTTMCPHEADYEECSVKRENTFELMETEREMHLKRQELRSARESYKKSHDQAFVALRDELSKELDALEEKAKGLRDRSCNDLYEVLRSDSETFRDWLFKEVRTPEEVNDHALQNGMCGYELLKRELKHADLLICNYHHVLNSDIFSTVLGWLEKEPQDIIAIFDEAHNIESAARSHSSISLTEHSIEKARAELEANVDLLADDNIHNLFKVFQDVIVETYNARFKFGERERVRKNWYDMRISDPYDRNDIVRARFLRNAKEDFGDKDDIQVLLSEASEIGAKLDEMYREQYKKGLTGVMKRSHIRYVADFLSAYLELSHNPNYYPILNVRRDMNDEIYGRVELFTCIPKNVTEPLFNSLFSGVLMSATLHPFDMVKKTLGITRDTCEIAYGTSFPEEKRLSIAVSIPPLFAKNRDDPHTVELLEQALMDSIENSKGNVIIFFQSSFEAKRFYSKMEPVVDVPMFLDEVGVSSQEVRQDFFEIGESGGKAVLMSYLWGTLSEGIDYRDGRGRTVVIVGVGYPALNDRMNAVESAYDHVFGYGAGWEFAIQVPTIRKIRQAMGRVVRSPEDYGARILLDGRFLTDSKERFGKFAVFDVFPPAERNEFVDVEPEKVKYSLMNFFMDNEGQ
- a CDS encoding 4Fe-4S binding protein — its product is MVAIINRDECVGCGTCVDDCPSEAISMDGDNIAVVDNDECLDCGACVDSCPTDAITME
- a CDS encoding ATPase domain-containing protein, which codes for MSAVRSFEIPRDEFNGKLGGGFPSGSLVVIEGGSGGGKSTICQRITYGMIEEDTSVTFISTQLTTKGYINQMYSLDYPIAPHLLKGRLLYIPVIPLVQSAKSRIDFIERLMGAEELFEKDVIVIDTISSLIKYSANAEKSLDLISFFKKLNGMGKVIILTIEPSELGDELASMFRSSCDIYMSLRSKAMGAEVKRTVVVNKFTGAKGPVGQMIGFRIEPKVGLVVEIASVS
- a CDS encoding type IV pilin N-terminal domain-containing protein, producing MVAILKNDGAVAPIIGALLLVMLTVVLGGLVAAAVMGDGVFGSISSSTPMAVIEVKDAVGGVPNAVQYKENYLVLEHKGGDPLDLDSTFVVLSGDGSSYVGKVGHGGFKVYGQVTAKYFDLTPDGTCATYRSNNPCIEDGIWSVGEVLVLNGDDSINGTDASTVRVSVGMHSDTSNNYGFKGGSELSVKVFDSITDRVIAEDIVSVRPVG
- a CDS encoding beta-ribofuranosylaminobenzene 5'-phosphate synthase, translated to MIKIRSPSRLHLSLIDMNAELGRVDGGAGITLDYPNITLTAEKTDGIEVTGGSALSERVYAAAEALLPEGEGISVHVEEDMPPHVGLGSGTQIALSAAAAVNELYDLGMSVTELAIKVGRGGTSGIGVASFESGGFIVDCGHKFSEKGSFSPSSASRADPAPVVFRHDFPEWGIILALPDSKGAHDAQEVDIFKKECPIPLQEVQEISHVVLMQMMPAIIEGDIENFGMALNHLQMVGFKKREVALQSPEVRDLIEFMQDLGVAGAGMSSFGPVVFGVVDHSRIAEQIRNESQMFLDETVGGKVVLTRANNSGAKIWMD
- a CDS encoding NOP5/NOP56 family protein translates to MKIITWYGILTIEENGTIDCELFDKDVDELAEGLLHREMTGAQSPEAGFDIRTPAISCGFVEDDREYDSLLRDVSIRAGKLRISRTNTPDMRIIQAVEALDDIDDAANALSERLSEWYGLHFPELGLSSEQLARFVKEHGARSNIPADDPMFAKASSSMGAELPPADEELVKQFASNVCELYDNRHSIEESILRNMEEIAPNLTVIAGPLIGARLISMTGGLERLAQMPSSTVQVMGASRALFKHLRSRAPSPKHGLIFNHPLIKNSPWWQRGKIARSLAAKISLACRTDVYSGELNPAIKTELEKKINSIKTANPKPPARAKPSGKGQGKGKGKKNSGGRR
- a CDS encoding DUF2953 domain-containing protein → MSLLIYTLSLYIVLLLGLVLFAPIDVVFNVRGSLDGVHSRADVKWTILSKHFSKKNSLGNEPETEEQSLDEADKGVTGDGKGNGKDKREDKGESDKGEEPGLRESFDDYYAKGRMVYGIRYPFFRLIKGLLSAIHIRDLSCDLDYGFPDPADTGMLCGYLHTLASVFQSGCRKFHYSLNPRFTDEGLDVKMSGDIRFRIASLLFPLLRFIFSMKVLRTGWWFVRNRGSSSSGVSV
- a CDS encoding FlaD/FlaE family flagellar protein, yielding MAGFSDKLKSLTNGILRKKGNSGTGSPFDSQPSPFGAPQSPFAAGPPDFGDATGFPGGAPLGPPGGSPFGAPASPPLPPGMSGPGMDKDPEPEPVDNKQINENAEKIKALETKLSKVDTAISTVQRESQSVKTTVEKIDQSVLELLSLYELVSNQVNPFVGDELGGRATIERFDKAEKRISEVADFVMMLQNEVEGLNQSLQMPGLPVEAEEKIDDITTKMDVFADSLVTLQESVTEISQQVHDAYERQKQLDMDIVDIAHTTSTFAGRIDELEKIDLSELKKELEESILKRSQQNDSTKTGQTDEFGEPTGEGKQAGERNPLVRLDSIKKNPMSVVVLLNWIEFLMERVGRNNLMDALDYYVDIGWISEEVRSEIMAYARGIDYYVEKPTWRLLPEDHTKSLLFIERLCGRKIDRNMLSMIDREMAKVKHGLEELYGI
- a CDS encoding flagellin gives rise to the protein MAFLKRSEGPSFTRNGEAETAISHMIFFIAAIIIAMTVIVVMSSNVQSLTGATASSSKVLSEQIKTDITIISDPEAVPYNTTLKEYTFYAKNTGRTNLDTEYLDMFIDGLLIDHSELEMILPEQDVLWRPGTTLEIRMKSENQMTEGDHRILIAAENGKSDSMDFRITWV
- the pyrH gene encoding UMP kinase; the encoded protein is MLIVLSVGGSILAKDLDPEHFAAYASALRELGKEHKLVIVTGGGVAARDYINVARKVGANEVVCDFIGIDITRLNAQLLIAALGKDAYPEPPTSYKEAESAIASGKIVIMGGVIPGQTTDAVSAVLAEYLNADMMVIATSVDGVYSSDPREDPDAKKYDVMTAKELVSVVISTEMKAGSKSPVDPLASKIIERCNIDTIVMDGTNPQDVLQVVLQEASKVGEISGVHLGTRIIG
- a CDS encoding GerW family sporulation protein gives rise to the protein MGVENVIKEVTTELERMVSAKTVIGDPVVAGNKTIIPVTKVSFGFGSGGGEGSKGETETGFGGGGGGGAKIEPVAFIVIEEEGVRLMTISGKSDFGKLIEAVPEVFEKIKSAKGKMKKDEGKEPEGEVPEDDDGE